From the genome of Pieris rapae chromosome 5, ilPieRapa1.1, whole genome shotgun sequence, one region includes:
- the LOC110996819 gene encoding NF-kappa-B inhibitor-interacting Ras-like protein produces MGKTSKVVLCGMKGVGKTAILEQLIYGCVNLKSSFYPTIEDIYVANIETDRGTKERVCFYDTAGLEPPLTGELKGPPQSPTMQLTANQVLQRHYLGFAEGFVMVYDTTRPESLDVLMYLKKDIDRNKDKKEVVMLVIGNRTGPDDVNCLENTCSKASNWCSREKIRHFEVSAMDRPSLYEPFIFMTTKLNPVQNKTAFPQLSTLSKLTQKNNRSEAM; encoded by the exons atgggaaaaacaagCAAAGTTGTTCTTTGCGGAATGAAAGGAGTGGGTAAAACTGCAATTTTAGAGCAGCTTATTTATGGctgtgttaatttaaaatcgtcgTTCTACCCAACAATTGAAGATATATATGTTGCTAATATTGAGACCGACCGTGGTACTAAAGAACGGGTATGTTTCTATGATACAGCCGGTTTGGAACCACCGCTCACAGGCGAGTTAAAAG GACCTCCACAGTCTCCTACTATGCAGCTAACAGCTAACCAAGTTCTTCAGAGACACTACCTAGGTTTTGCTGAGGGCTTTGTTATGGTGTATGATACTACAAGACCTGAATCACTTGATGTActtatgtatttgaaaaagGATATTGATAgaaataaagacaaaaaagaG GTTGTAATGCTAGTAATTGGAAACCGTACAGGGCCAGATGATGTGAATTGCCTTGAAAATACTTGCTCTAAAGCATCAAATTGGTGTTCAAGAGAAAAAATTAGACACTTTGAAGTATCGGCCATGGACCGACCATCATTATATGAACCATTCATATTTATGACAACCAAACTTAATCCGGTTCAAAATAAGACAGCTTTCCCACAACTTAGTACGCTAAGTAAGTTAACACAGAAGAATAATAGAAGCGAAGCGATGTAA